A genomic window from Lotus japonicus ecotype B-129 chromosome 1, LjGifu_v1.2 includes:
- the LOC130731728 gene encoding uncharacterized protein LOC130731728, protein MVSLHKALTESPKTQASIAEFQALPKKRSWEDTLTKEFFKDHTDAEKSKPIFDIELHLKTPLPSDKWQQYLSIQSGQIHFCNTRMDMKTPDSQSQCGPQFKTLPEYEEASLGQMSLDLELNLTCESVKKIRKEDSDDMSEKKKNSGSLLIESSNNKKDSCVLTQTPSWLSSEGDDHNEMIAAVCMRCHLLVMLCKSSPSCPNCKFMHPPDQSPSQFLKRRRFSLLC, encoded by the exons ATGGTGTCCCTTCACAAAGCTTTGACAGAGAGCCCAAAAACACAAGCTTCTATTGCAGAATTTCAAGCTTTACCAAAGAAGAGAAGCTGGGAAGATACACTCACCAAAGAATTCTTCAAAGATCACACTGATGCAGAGAAAAGTAAACCCATCTTTGACATAGAGCTACACCTCAAGACACCATTGCCTTCAGATAAATGGCAACAATATCTCAGTATTCAG TCAGGGCAGATACACTTCTGTAACACAAGGATGGATATGAAAACACCAGACTCTCAGAGTCAATGCGGaccacaatttaaaaccctgCCTGAGTATGAAGAGGCATCTCTTGGTCAAATGAGCTTAGACCTTGAGCTGAACTTGACATGTGAATCAGTGAAGAAGATCAGGAAAGAAGACAGCGATGACAtgagtgagaagaagaagaattctGGTTCCCTCTTGATTGAATCAAGCAATAACAAAAAGGATTCATGTGTTTTAACTCAAACTCCATCATGGTTATCATCAGAAGGTGATGATCACAATGAGATGATCGCAGCAGTTTGCATGAGGTGTCACTTGTTGGTGATGCTTTGCAAATCATCTCCTTCATGCCCAAACTGCAAATTCATGCACCCACCAGATCAGAGCCCTTCACAGTTCTTGAAGAGAAGAAGGTTCAGCCTCTTGTGCTGA